The Cryptomeria japonica chromosome 9, Sugi_1.0, whole genome shotgun sequence DNA segment TGTTTCCTcacctcttgttgttgttctttgtgTGAAGGACATGTGTGGTGCGTCTAACTTGTAGTTAAGTAACTATGATAATATTGTTGGGAGTTCATTTGaggtcaaggtggatgagcagttcCAAATTGATATTACTTATTCCCTCCTTACTAAGTCATTGGCTTGTCTTAAGAGCTAACTCGTCAGGAAATTTTGTGGCAATTGTCCCAATATTGACACTTCGAGTACATAAACTAGGAGGCCAAGTTGAGGTAACTACAACATTGCCAATTCATTTAAGccatattgtgttattcataagatcaccaaattCATGAAGCGTTTGTTATTAACTATATTTTTTGTGTTTGTGGAGAATAACCAAGTGCTTCCACTCACATTACCTTATCTTCAAAATCTGGAGATTGAATGCAACAAATTAAATATAAAGACTCTCCTATTATTTGTCATTCTTGTAGTAGAGTTGGCCATACCTTGATTATTTGCTTGAGAAATAAGAAACAACATTttgttgagaaaagaaaggaaaaaatacCCACTTCCATAGAGGTGTCCACTTCTTTGATTTAGGAGATTTAGAAAGAAGATAATAAAGGGAAATCTCCTATAGACTATTCCATGATAGATAACTCTTATAAAGGGTTGGAAGATGATTCCACTAGTGGTTTTATGATTTCTCCTTGTCTCAAGATAAAAAGATTTGGGGAGAAGGTACTGCATTAAAGCGAAAATCTTTGGAACAATTATTTAAACTACCATGATTTTGGGTTGGTGGTTGGTTCTTATCAAGTTTTGTAATGCTTTGTTTTGTGCAGTCTCTTTGTTGTCCTGCTTGGTAGTTCTTTGGTGGTGTACTTAATGCTCTTTTAACATATTTTGTTCCTAAAGATAGATATGCTAGTTAttacaaataattatttatttatgatatattagtAGGTATGTGAAACATCTAATATTTGTTAAATATATTAGATTTATATAGATGTAATGTGAATAATTAAAATAATGGTCATTTGTGATATTTCATAAGAGATCcaaataaatttataattaggaTGGACATTGGATGATAAACCcgaattaataataaaatatatagaaatataattctctttcaCATTTCTTATAAGCTTTTGTCATGTATTTCTAAGTTGCTAACAGGTAAGCTTGCTTACAGAAATATACTGTGTTGCTGGGAAGTAGAAAACCCTTTGCTTGGAGCTCAATGTATGAAAACCTCGACCTAACAAATTGACAATGTCCAAAAAGCTTCTCTGCAATAAATCCAAAAGTCAAGAGACCTAGGCTGCAAACAAAACCAAGAAATCAGGGTATATATAAGCATTAACCAGAAATTTTTGGCTGCATAACTAAGACTCCTTGGCAAAGGAAGTAGACATTTCCCTTCTATAGAAAAGACCTGCAAAATACAGCTGTAAAGAAACTTGCCTTTACTCATCCCATGGCCAGATTAAATGTCACTCCCTAATTGTCTTAAAACTTTTGGGTTATGCTTGTTCACATCTCCTGTGGTTGAATGATTGGTAGACTGCTTATAAGTTTGTGTTCAAAAGGTAGGAAAATAAATCAAACTGTGAGGCATTCCGCAGGCTATATATTCTCTTAAATGACAAGTATTTATGATAGTGGCTTTCAAATGTACAGTAATGGACTAATCTCATTTTATCTCAATAAATCCAAGCATGCAACATGCGCCTTTACATCATATGATAAAAAGGACAAGTTAAACTCAATCATACAGTTAGTCagtagagatgaaaatagaaatacAGCCTGCTGCCTGAAATTTTGATTAAGAAATGATGCTCATGACTGTTAAAAAAATTTCATGACAAAATTATAGCActtgaaaaacattttttttcaattaaCCCATTAAAAATTACTGAAGTGGAACAACAATGGACAAAACAAGTCTTGCATTACTAATTGATAAAAACAGAGCATTCTTGAGTACTACTTTAACAGTTTCTAtgccaaacaaaaccatttgtgaCTCTACTGTTCTCATATGAAGGACAGACAACTAAGAAATTAAGAATGCATGCATTCGTTCTCAGCAATAATCAATAATGTGAAACACTAATTTCACTAAGGCACTTGCAATAACCATGTGTTATTTCATACTCATTAACAAGCTTTGAAGATAAGCACCTAATAAGTTTTTTTGCAGTCTTAAATCTCAAAAGCTCacaaaatgaaattaaaaatttcATAAATTCAATTATCTGGGTTCTAACAAATCACAGGCAGATTTCTGAATCTCTTACTGTGACAGAATATAGATAGTATAGTGAAGCTTTCCTTCGTCTGGCCAGGGAATTTGGTGGCTCTCGGAGCAGAAATCGGAGCCATCTAGATATGATGTATCTCATGAACCGattgtatgaaagaattgataaaagATTGAGAAAAGACCACCTAAACCATAAAATTGCTGCCCTTCAATTTGTCCTATGTCCTTTTGCATAAGAGATCTATGATTTATACCCACAAGAAAACCATATAATCACTTGATATATCTGTCGTCTGAAATTTTGAAAAGCAGCAATTGCACGATAGTACTATTTTTGACTGAATAGATTGACATCCATTTCGGGCATTGGAATTGATTCAGTAAATTGAGAGTCAAATCCTATGGAGTGCAATCCATACCCTGCCTGCTGCAGAGCAATACCCAAAGCTTGAACCTCTCGACTCAAATCCATGGCATAGGATCTGAGGGCTCTGTTCTCATCCTCCATCTGCATATATTGCTGTGAAGCAACATTGAACTTGTCAAGAATATGATTGTTCTCTGCCCTCAGTTGGACTATTTGGGCTCTGAGATCATCCAGGTGCTGCTCCTTCCTCATCCTTGACCTCCTTGCAGATTCTCTGTTGGACAGCATTCTCCTCTGCTTTCTCTCATCAGTAGTTGTCTGCAGCAGCTGGTGACGGTGATGTTCATCATCTGATCCCGAATAGGCTGGAGGACAAGATCCAGCAGAATTGTGGCTTGAAGAGGCTGTGGAATTGGTAGTGGATTGGTATATGGAATTTGTTGATGGGGGAGGCATTGAAGTGCTGCAACTTTCTGCTGGTTTTGGGGGTGGATTGAGAGCTACTGAAGGAGGATGAAAGTAGGTGAGGGATGATGCTGTTCTTAGTCTTGAATGGCTAGTACTGAGAACTGTATCCCTGCTCATGTTGATTCCTTTGCCACCAAATCCAGCACCAACACATACAAAAAGATAACACAACATTTACAACATGAATAAAATGAATATGGATATGATTGGCAATTGGGTGTTGCCATCTCTATCTAGTTATACAATCACACTTTAACCTTGCCCTTAATCTGGCTTATATATAGTGTTTTTCAATTGGGATGTGGATGCCAGATTGGATGTACTCACCTGTAGATTTTGCGGTCGTTCCTATTTGCATTTGGGAGGAGCCTGGCATCAGTGCAGGCATAACTGACATAGCTCTAGGCTTGTGCAATGTGAACACCCAATCTGACCTATCTCAATATCTAAATCAAACTGGACAGTTGTTTAAAATAGGTCCTATTGATTAAAAAAAGGAAAAACTCCATTCTGGCATTTTAATGAGAAATGCTTTGTTCTATTTGATTTACAACAGTGCCCCAAAATTGCTCTGGCTCAATCTGGGATATGGGATGAATCTAAAGCAAATTGTAGAGGAATTAGATGATTGCCATATATATTCACAATCTACACATTGAAATAGTTATAGAAGCCCACTGGGCAGTCCGGAGGCATAGAAGCCCATTGGGCAGTCTACTGGCAAACCAGGTATATCACAAATTAGAGAATGAAAGTCTGCGAGAGTttatccaaaattttgaaaatggtgTTTATCCCATATTATTAACAGAAAATTGAGAGTCTTAAGGCTTAATTTGAAGTTTTTGGCCATTATTTATGGTACTAAAATAAAAGAAGGCTGTTCCCAGTGATTTagaacaacaaacaacattttcgAGAGCATAGATAAAAGAGGCAGGTGTTTACAGATGGTTGGATCTCAGAGGTTTGAGTTACGTCTTGGAACTCCATACCCTAGTAGTTGTTATTGTCacatctagggatgctcctaaacaAGATAAACTTGAATATTGAATTTAATATACCTCTTTAATGTCTTtctattcaatattttctttggTGAGTTTAATATACCTCTTTAATGTCTTtctattcaatattttctttggTGAGTTTAGTGTGACACAATGTATCTAACTGAAACCCTACTGGTACTTCACTTTTTTTTTATTCTGATTCAATTTATTTTGATAATAAATTACTTTAATATGATATTGATGTTTAATATAGGTTGGTTGtgtgtaattttttttaatgaataatgattatattattattattttaattgaaaaagatTTGAATTGGGCATCTTCTAGATGCTTATAACACGGATTTTATCATTAAAGCAAGTGTCCTTTAAAAATGACTAATATATTTTCATcatgtcattttcatcattcttttattatttcttttatccatactatttattaattatttaattcattacttttcttttttaattaaataacattttatttagctcattgtttttgtttttttttcggtAAAAGGCCGAGGCCAAGAATTTATTAATCATTTTGAATTATACACTACTCCACTCATGCGggtgccggtaggaaagagtggaggcgagaaaaccttcggccttgcccgggaccatagtccaGCAAAACAATTATACTAGTTTTAGATTTAATACATCCTCACCCCGGGCCAGGGTGATCAGGTGGGGGGTATTTTATTTTCCTCCCCTTACAAGCCCAAAAGTATAATTTTTAACAGTCAGTTAATCATTCCTTCAGCTTCTGTCGGTTTGGCTCAGAGGTTGTTCTTTGATTGTTTATACTCTCTCCTTAATTATCCCAAATAACCTGTTTGACCTgcattgttatatctcaaacacttGGCAGATCTGTTAGTGTTATCCAATCATTTATATCATATGAAAATTCATCTGTAAAGTTAGACTCTGCCTATCATGCATTTTCCTGTGAAAACCAATCTTTTCAGATCATATAATAAAGA contains these protein-coding regions:
- the LOC131038705 gene encoding bZIP transcription factor 2; the protein is MSVMPALMPGSSQMQIGTTAKSTGINMSRDTVLSTSHSRLRTASSLTYFHPPSVALNPPPKPAESCSTSMPPPSTNSIYQSTTNSTASSSHNSAGSCPPAYSGSDDEHHRHQLLQTTTDERKQRRMLSNRESARRSRMRKEQHLDDLRAQIVQLRAENNHILDKFNVASQQYMQMEDENRALRSYAMDLSREVQALGIALQQAGYGLHSIGFDSQFTESIPMPEMDVNLFSQK